In the genome of Oligoflexia bacterium, one region contains:
- a CDS encoding Gfo/Idh/MocA family oxidoreductase encodes MKQLRAAVIGVGYLGRFHAQKYKLIPNVELVAVSDNRHEKGQEVAKELNTEYVADYKNLAGRIDLATVAASTTSHYEIGKWLLENGISVFIEKPITVKSEEARELCEIAKKKNVTLQVGHVERFNPAMVSARKVLKRPLFIEVHRLAPFTPRGADVDVVLDLMIHDLDVILSLVQSPVKYVSAVGVPVLTKLVDIANARIEFESGTIVNVTASRVSQQATRKFRVFEQDKYLSIDFGKGSVDLLVKTGEWTGGVPPLNHESWSLEKGDALLQETQSFVDCVRENKRPVVSGEDGLAALSLAERILENIRERSLQI; translated from the coding sequence GTGAAGCAACTTAGAGCTGCAGTTATTGGGGTTGGTTATTTAGGCCGTTTTCATGCCCAAAAATATAAGTTGATACCAAATGTTGAGCTTGTAGCTGTCTCTGACAATCGCCACGAAAAGGGTCAAGAAGTTGCAAAAGAGTTAAATACTGAATACGTCGCTGATTATAAAAATCTCGCAGGGCGTATTGATCTTGCAACTGTTGCAGCTAGCACCACAAGTCATTATGAAATTGGCAAATGGCTTTTAGAAAATGGAATTTCTGTTTTCATTGAAAAACCTATAACTGTCAAATCTGAAGAAGCTCGTGAACTTTGTGAAATAGCAAAAAAGAAAAATGTTACTCTTCAAGTTGGCCATGTCGAGCGATTCAACCCCGCCATGGTTTCTGCAAGAAAAGTTTTAAAACGCCCCTTGTTTATCGAGGTGCATAGACTCGCACCTTTCACACCACGGGGTGCTGACGTAGATGTCGTACTTGATTTGATGATTCACGATCTAGATGTTATTTTATCGTTAGTACAATCACCTGTGAAATATGTTTCAGCTGTTGGTGTTCCTGTTTTGACAAAGCTTGTTGATATTGCAAATGCGCGTATTGAATTTGAATCAGGCACGATCGTCAACGTTACGGCTTCTCGTGTTTCACAACAAGCCACAAGAAAATTTAGAGTTTTTGAACAGGACAAATATTTATCAATCGATTTCGGTAAAGGAAGTGTGGATCTCTTGGTTAAGACGGGTGAGTGGACTGGCGGTGTTCCGCCATTAAATCACGAATCTTGGAGTCTTGAAAAGGGTGATGCTCTTTTACAAGAGACACAGTCATTTGTAGATTGTGTTCGCGAAAACAAACGTCCTGTTGTCAGCGGCGAAGATGGACTCGCTGCCTTATCTTTAGCTGAGAGAATCCTCGAGAATATTCGTGAGCGAAGTCTCCAAATCTGA
- the lpxB gene encoding lipid-A-disaccharide synthase, with translation MSEVSKSEILIVAAEASSELYASRIIEEAKRRGLKAKFFGIGSQKMESLGCEIIEQSEKMAVVGLWEVLAHWGVISRAFRNLVSQAEIRKPKVALLLDYPDFNLRLAAKLHGLSIPVIYYISPQVWAWRKGRVHTIKKIISKLLVVFPFEVDFYKKFEVPVTFVGHPLLDEISQNTLTHEQKKIGRQQLGVSDGEFLIGLLPGSRDSELKYCFQTQLETAQKISEQKKNARFLILVAPSLELAKVQALIPENIKIAVRLVKDEPLKILQLCDSCIVASGTATLVAGLAETPMVIMYKMNQLTSFLAKRLVKGPEFFGMANLILGERAVPEFFQEEANPDQLARETIRFMNDENYRLLIKSKLALIKTKLGNGGANNRVVDELEALIK, from the coding sequence GTGAGCGAAGTCTCCAAATCTGAAATTCTAATTGTAGCGGCAGAAGCCTCTAGCGAACTTTACGCTTCTCGAATTATCGAAGAGGCAAAGCGTCGCGGCCTTAAGGCAAAATTTTTTGGCATTGGTAGTCAGAAAATGGAAAGTCTTGGCTGTGAAATCATTGAGCAGTCTGAAAAAATGGCTGTTGTGGGTTTATGGGAAGTTCTTGCTCATTGGGGTGTAATTAGCCGAGCATTTAGAAATCTTGTTTCTCAAGCTGAAATCAGAAAACCAAAAGTTGCACTGTTACTTGATTATCCTGATTTTAATTTGCGTCTTGCTGCAAAGCTTCATGGGTTATCTATACCCGTGATTTATTATATTAGTCCTCAAGTATGGGCGTGGCGTAAGGGGCGTGTGCATACAATAAAAAAAATCATCTCCAAACTTTTAGTTGTTTTTCCTTTTGAAGTAGATTTTTACAAAAAATTTGAAGTGCCTGTTACTTTTGTGGGGCATCCTCTATTAGACGAAATTTCTCAAAACACTTTAACTCATGAGCAAAAAAAAATAGGCCGACAGCAATTAGGTGTCAGCGATGGCGAATTTCTCATTGGGCTCTTGCCTGGGAGCCGTGATTCTGAATTAAAATATTGTTTTCAGACTCAATTAGAAACAGCGCAAAAAATCAGCGAACAAAAGAAAAATGCACGATTTTTGATTTTGGTAGCTCCCTCATTGGAGTTAGCGAAGGTGCAAGCGCTAATTCCTGAAAACATTAAAATCGCGGTACGACTTGTCAAAGATGAACCATTAAAAATTCTTCAGCTTTGTGACAGTTGTATTGTTGCTAGTGGTACAGCTACACTTGTAGCTGGGCTTGCTGAAACACCCATGGTCATTATGTATAAGATGAATCAATTGACTAGCTTCTTAGCGAAGCGATTAGTTAAAGGGCCAGAATTTTTTGGTATGGCGAATCTCATTTTAGGTGAAAGAGCTGTTCCTGAATTTTTTCAAGAAGAGGCAAACCCTGATCAATTAGCGCGTGAGACGATACGCTTTATGAATGATGAAAACTATAGGTTATTAATTAAGAGTAAATTAGCATTGATTAAAACAAAGCTTGGCAATGGCGGAGCAAATAATAGAGTTGTAGATGAATTGGAGGCGTTGATTAAATGA
- the lpxK gene encoding tetraacyldisaccharide 4'-kinase gives MRALMTLFLWPLVQLYRFFSYFHRLTFRSGLRHIVKLSKPVISVGNITVGGTGKTAVVDYLLTQLEAKGLKCCVLTRGYGRKSNATIIISETSRAEEVGDEPLWLYQKHPQAKILVSNERAKAATTINDVDVFIMDDGLQHYELARDYEIILIDSTRPDWHYDLLPLGFARESWSALLRADLVLITRANQVSDDRIDQLADRIFKTTMIDLSQSVINFKQCLDIRTSQSIEVKGVKAFLISGIANPASFERLAKDTGIIVLGHKTRDDHAVYTLENVNEYLKLAQNSGAQIALITEKDAVKWREIFKAKSSQVTLFPVGIIETSLQFEPSIENIYDAASHHFN, from the coding sequence ATGAGAGCACTCATGACTCTATTTCTATGGCCACTAGTACAATTATATCGATTTTTTTCTTATTTCCATCGACTCACATTTCGATCAGGACTCAGACATATCGTTAAACTTTCAAAACCTGTCATCAGTGTTGGTAATATCACGGTCGGTGGAACAGGCAAGACAGCTGTTGTAGATTATCTTTTGACCCAACTTGAAGCTAAGGGCCTTAAGTGTTGTGTTTTAACCCGCGGTTACGGGCGAAAATCAAACGCAACGATTATAATTTCTGAAACTTCAAGAGCAGAAGAGGTTGGTGATGAACCACTTTGGCTCTATCAAAAACATCCTCAAGCTAAGATTTTAGTAAGTAATGAACGTGCAAAAGCAGCAACTACTATTAATGATGTTGATGTTTTTATTATGGATGACGGACTTCAGCATTACGAATTGGCAAGAGATTATGAAATTATTTTAATTGATTCGACAAGGCCCGATTGGCATTACGATCTTTTGCCATTAGGTTTTGCTCGTGAATCTTGGAGCGCATTGTTACGTGCTGATCTTGTATTAATCACCCGAGCGAATCAAGTTTCAGATGATCGTATTGATCAATTAGCTGACCGTATTTTTAAAACCACCATGATTGATCTCTCTCAGAGTGTAATAAATTTTAAACAATGTCTTGATATTCGTACTTCACAGTCAATTGAAGTTAAGGGAGTAAAAGCATTTCTTATTTCTGGAATTGCAAATCCTGCAAGTTTCGAGAGATTGGCAAAAGATACTGGGATCATTGTTTTGGGTCATAAGACACGTGATGATCATGCGGTTTACACACTAGAAAATGTGAATGAATATTTAAAACTAGCACAAAATTCTGGTGCTCAAATAGCATTGATCACCGAAAAAGACGCAGTAAAATGGCGAGAGATATTTAAAGCAAAATCTTCGCAAGTGACTTTATTCCCAGTGGGAATCATCGAAACATCACTTCAATTTGAACCATCAATTGAGAATATATATGACGCAGCTTCTCACCATTTTAATTAA
- a CDS encoding DUF3108 domain-containing protein has product MKRYLLLVIVFLSACASSSLKDNNTTVGPIQEYDDKVVIKPLPAPTQDEKNSASAPASTATPKLGLEPLTKVEMKGKKKKKSPESPEVPEAVVTGVRQPEVEDTEGFNGRRPIVDPFHVGEKVTMMVTYFGVSAGDITLEVKPYVEVNGRKAYHFYSKLDSSSVFSMFYKIDDFANSYMDYEQLVPINFSISVKESKQLREVRQIFDWKTLKASFWERKVTQESGVEEKKKNWDLRPFSQDIYTALYYIRMFALKEGKTYIYPVSDDNKNWEVKAKVIRREILKTDLGNFKTVVIQPQVAAEGVFKPMGEVFFWYTDDERHFPVKFEAKIKIGKLVGYLKALEKGAP; this is encoded by the coding sequence ATGAAACGATACTTACTTTTAGTAATTGTATTTTTAAGCGCATGTGCCAGTTCATCTCTCAAGGATAACAACACTACTGTTGGGCCAATTCAAGAATATGATGATAAAGTAGTAATCAAACCTTTGCCTGCTCCGACTCAAGATGAAAAAAATTCGGCTTCAGCACCTGCTTCAACAGCAACTCCAAAGCTTGGTTTAGAACCACTTACAAAAGTTGAGATGAAGGGAAAAAAGAAAAAGAAAAGTCCCGAATCACCTGAAGTACCTGAAGCTGTTGTCACAGGAGTTCGTCAGCCAGAAGTTGAAGATACTGAGGGTTTTAATGGTCGGCGTCCCATAGTGGATCCTTTTCATGTTGGTGAAAAAGTGACGATGATGGTCACGTATTTTGGAGTTTCAGCTGGTGATATAACGTTAGAGGTTAAACCGTATGTTGAGGTGAACGGCAGAAAAGCCTATCACTTTTATTCTAAGCTGGATAGTTCATCGGTATTTAGCATGTTTTATAAAATTGATGATTTTGCGAATAGCTACATGGATTACGAACAATTGGTTCCTATTAATTTTTCTATTTCAGTAAAAGAGTCAAAACAACTTCGCGAAGTGCGACAAATCTTTGATTGGAAAACTTTAAAGGCAAGCTTTTGGGAACGTAAAGTTACGCAAGAGTCAGGTGTTGAAGAAAAAAAGAAAAATTGGGATCTCAGACCTTTTTCCCAAGATATTTACACAGCACTTTATTATATTCGTATGTTTGCTCTCAAAGAAGGCAAGACTTATATTTACCCGGTAAGTGATGACAATAAAAACTGGGAAGTTAAAGCAAAAGTTATTCGTCGCGAAATTTTAAAAACTGACTTGGGCAATTTTAAAACTGTAGTTATTCAACCTCAAGTTGCGGCCGAGGGTGTTTTTAAACCCATGGGTGAGGTTTTCTTTTGGTACACCGATGATGAGCGACATTTTCCTGTAAAATTCGAAGCCAAAATCAAGATTGGCAAACTCGTCGGTTACCTTAAAGCCCTTGAGAAGGGCGCACCCTGA
- a CDS encoding glycosyltransferase family 9 protein, which translates to MQTAFLGDVLLCIPLLKALRFYHPESKIALLCRKNLGEFFLLTGLVDTVIEVDKSSKSNLKLAFQKMKAFQPEVIISPHRSFRTALWAFRLKPKLSVGFLDLWSFFAYNRYVLRPEAKHDVLRQLSLLKGLRLSHTKLPAETLTLNVQVKENTKFEKYRNAVVIAPGSQWNTKQWTKEGYIEVAKMLVDEGHKIVLVGAPNEKKLCEEISIEIQESVNLCGTTSIYELAQVLKVSSLLICNDSGAMHVATTVGTPVVSIFGPTVQKQGFTPWSKKSKVIEAKLGCRPCGAHGHNQCPIGTHDCMKKIRPIRVHEAAVEFLA; encoded by the coding sequence ATGCAAACTGCATTTTTGGGTGATGTGTTGTTATGCATACCACTTCTTAAAGCGTTGCGTTTTTATCATCCTGAATCAAAAATTGCTTTGTTATGTCGTAAAAATCTTGGTGAGTTTTTTTTATTAACGGGTTTAGTTGATACAGTTATTGAAGTTGATAAAAGTAGTAAATCAAATCTAAAGCTAGCATTTCAAAAAATGAAAGCATTCCAACCAGAAGTCATTATCAGTCCACATCGTAGTTTTCGAACAGCACTTTGGGCGTTTAGACTAAAACCCAAATTAAGTGTGGGGTTTTTAGACCTGTGGAGTTTTTTTGCATATAATAGGTATGTGTTACGCCCTGAAGCCAAACACGATGTATTACGCCAACTCAGTCTTCTTAAAGGGTTAAGGTTATCTCACACAAAACTTCCAGCAGAAACACTTACTCTGAATGTTCAAGTTAAAGAAAATACAAAATTTGAAAAATACCGAAATGCTGTAGTTATTGCTCCAGGAAGTCAATGGAACACAAAACAATGGACTAAAGAAGGTTATATTGAAGTGGCAAAGATGCTTGTTGATGAGGGGCATAAGATTGTTTTAGTGGGAGCTCCTAATGAAAAAAAACTTTGTGAAGAGATCTCAATAGAAATTCAAGAATCTGTAAATCTGTGTGGCACAACTTCGATTTATGAGCTTGCCCAAGTATTAAAAGTATCAAGCCTACTTATTTGTAATGATAGTGGTGCCATGCATGTGGCAACGACTGTGGGGACACCTGTTGTAAGTATTTTTGGACCCACAGTACAAAAGCAAGGTTTTACACCTTGGAGTAAAAAATCAAAAGTAATTGAAGCAAAACTAGGTTGTCGTCCGTGTGGAGCTCATGGTCACAACCAATGCCCCATCGGTACACATGATTGTATGAAAAAAATCAGACCGATTCGTGTACATGAAGCGGCGGTTGAGTTTCTTGCATGA
- a CDS encoding glycosyltransferase family 1 protein has product MKIAFDTTTAAFAQKTGTGVYCEELVKAYQSRFCDDQITHSYRITRWFKGGKYLLPLSENAQRSVLLDPVTYFNGYSFEIFHGLNTRLPLMGGCKKIATVHDLFSIFGQFSDSRFIEDQSKKLKLMINRADHIIVPATFTKNQLVEKMGLSAERISVVGEGVRQVYLQSKLDNTFQNELREKSLNIINKKFKILKPYILFVGTLEKRKNILGLIKVFEKLNAKLSNNCPDLVLVGSEGFGFEEIKKTIESSAVKSKIKRLGFVNEAELSGLYRGCSTFVFLSHEEGYGIPVIEAMACGASVLTSNTTSLPEVGGGYTWLVDPLDVDHIVIKLVEILSQSEAVIQQVKRGQAYASGLTWTKVAEDTRRVYEKILQKSI; this is encoded by the coding sequence ATGAAAATAGCTTTTGATACTACTACTGCAGCATTTGCACAAAAAACCGGAACCGGTGTTTATTGTGAAGAGCTTGTAAAGGCGTATCAATCTCGATTTTGTGACGATCAAATCACACATTCTTATCGAATCACACGCTGGTTTAAGGGTGGCAAATATCTACTGCCCTTAAGTGAAAATGCACAGCGCTCAGTATTACTTGACCCCGTAACTTATTTTAATGGTTATAGTTTTGAAATTTTTCACGGCCTTAACACCCGTTTGCCTTTGATGGGAGGGTGTAAAAAAATCGCAACCGTTCATGACTTGTTTTCAATTTTTGGACAGTTCTCTGATTCAAGGTTTATTGAAGATCAATCTAAAAAATTAAAACTCATGATTAATCGAGCAGATCATATTATTGTACCTGCGACGTTTACGAAAAATCAGTTAGTTGAAAAAATGGGTTTAAGTGCTGAGAGAATCAGTGTTGTGGGTGAAGGTGTGCGTCAAGTTTATCTTCAGAGTAAGTTAGATAACACTTTTCAAAATGAACTCAGAGAAAAAAGTTTAAATATTATAAATAAGAAATTTAAAATTTTAAAACCGTACATACTTTTTGTTGGAACCTTAGAGAAGAGAAAAAATATCTTGGGTCTCATTAAAGTATTTGAAAAATTAAACGCTAAGCTTTCAAATAATTGCCCTGATCTAGTTTTAGTAGGGAGTGAAGGTTTTGGTTTTGAAGAAATAAAAAAAACAATCGAATCGTCAGCTGTTAAATCAAAAATCAAACGCTTGGGTTTTGTGAATGAAGCGGAACTTTCGGGACTTTACCGAGGATGCAGCACATTTGTGTTTCTTTCTCATGAAGAAGGTTATGGCATACCCGTAATCGAGGCAATGGCCTGTGGAGCTTCAGTATTGACAAGTAACACAACAAGTCTTCCTGAGGTGGGTGGTGGGTATACTTGGCTTGTGGATCCATTAGATGTAGATCATATAGTAATTAAGTTGGTAGAAATTCTGAGTCAAAGTGAAGCTGTTATACAACAAGTGAAACGTGGTCAGGCCTATGCATCGGGTCTTACTTGGACAAAAGTAGCTGAAGATACACGCCGAGTTTATGAAAAAATTTTACAAAAATCAATCTAG
- a CDS encoding sigma-54 dependent transcriptional regulator, protein MQSLRVLIVDDELELRKTVKSILESSASEIQWTFAESSTGLEALARLKEQEYDLVLMDVRMPELDGLEALKLIKQNDPRTFVVLMTAQANLRDAVEAIKDGAYDYVEKPVRPETMVKIVNKALEAREMVSSLALSNPIFDDDTDSEFVGSSQQMKKIFDLIYRLAKVDTTVLIRGENGTGKELVARAIHFNSTQKNGPFVAINCGAIPENLMESELFGHEKGSFTGAHERKIGRFQSASNGTLFLDEIGELSPPMQVKLLRVLQERKFTPVGSNREIKTNARIIAATNRNLEKMIEELRFREDLFYRLNVMPIFLPPLRERADDIPALADYFIKKFTKRHHRDITSIDPIAMRSITEFAWPGNIRELENVIEHCFIIENSNVITFDSLPDSVKNSSKTRKKNEKVFLKTTTPINISVSGSGAENTTEPMNYDNLKEQFEKQFIINALKANRGKINQTVARANIPKNTLLRKIKKYGITPRDYENE, encoded by the coding sequence ATGCAGAGTTTACGCGTACTCATCGTTGATGATGAATTAGAATTAAGAAAAACTGTAAAAAGTATTTTAGAATCTTCCGCCTCTGAAATACAATGGACTTTTGCTGAATCAAGTACAGGCCTTGAAGCTTTAGCTCGACTCAAAGAACAAGAGTACGATCTTGTTCTCATGGATGTTCGCATGCCTGAACTTGATGGTCTGGAAGCCTTAAAACTTATAAAACAAAATGATCCACGCACTTTTGTTGTTCTGATGACGGCACAAGCCAATTTACGCGATGCTGTAGAAGCCATCAAAGATGGCGCCTACGACTATGTCGAAAAACCTGTGCGCCCTGAAACCATGGTGAAGATTGTCAATAAAGCACTCGAAGCACGAGAAATGGTTTCATCACTTGCACTGAGTAATCCAATTTTTGATGACGATACAGATTCTGAATTTGTAGGCTCAAGCCAACAGATGAAAAAGATTTTTGATTTGATTTATCGTCTAGCAAAAGTCGACACCACTGTTTTAATACGCGGTGAAAATGGAACTGGCAAAGAACTTGTAGCAAGAGCAATTCACTTTAATAGTACACAGAAAAATGGCCCTTTTGTGGCTATCAACTGCGGCGCTATTCCAGAAAATTTAATGGAGAGCGAACTTTTTGGTCACGAAAAAGGATCCTTCACCGGAGCACATGAACGTAAAATTGGCAGATTTCAATCAGCATCTAATGGGACATTATTTTTAGACGAAATCGGAGAATTAAGCCCACCCATGCAGGTGAAACTCTTGAGAGTACTTCAAGAGCGTAAATTTACACCCGTAGGTAGCAATCGAGAAATTAAAACAAATGCGCGTATCATAGCTGCAACAAATCGAAATCTTGAAAAAATGATTGAAGAACTTAGATTTCGCGAAGACTTATTTTACCGACTTAATGTCATGCCCATTTTTTTACCGCCTCTAAGAGAGCGCGCTGATGATATTCCAGCACTAGCTGATTATTTCATTAAGAAATTCACCAAACGCCACCACAGAGATATTACGAGCATTGACCCTATTGCCATGAGATCTATCACCGAATTTGCGTGGCCCGGGAATATCAGAGAACTTGAAAATGTTATTGAACATTGTTTTATTATCGAGAATTCAAATGTGATTACATTTGATAGTCTACCTGACAGCGTGAAAAATTCGAGCAAAACACGAAAAAAAAATGAAAAAGTATTTTTAAAAACAACTACACCGATTAATATCTCGGTTAGCGGTAGCGGAGCTGAAAACACTACTGAACCCATGAACTACGACAATCTTAAAGAACAATTTGAAAAACAATTTATTATTAATGCGTTAAAAGCCAATCGCGGTAAAATCAATCAAACAGTCGCTCGTGCAAATATTCCTAAAAACACGTTGCTTCGAAAGATTAAGAAGTACGGAATAACTCCACGTGATTATGAGAATGAGTGA
- a CDS encoding ATP-binding protein: MIAFIPRRLRAFFKLSSQRLISGLGLSLRLLFCFAVGFILLLTNQSNYDMRFALRGPQQVKNDIVLINLSREDVVWLDGINDYAGKNSLWSLKEIVETTDSFFWHAAVWERALSSVFNAGAKTAVVTLFFSEEIVRGTLTPHQNHLFHRPGIFWAAKSDSSGHALLPGLATTDGRNTGTVDLRTDPDGKIRHLLSASYSTPHIGVRVANFVFGKNKFAPYQRTGDPINFQGHEGIFKSYPFSALLKHDIPNSALKDKIIIFTAKGIPSHQFQTAVGELTTGTLLANIIHNFISNKWITKLPIWFNATGLLLVMLISLWIIFQYPQSVAFVFLGFLAVSIISLSIALFDLYAIWMPIQAHLVTILVTYVVISGYRLSESEKLTWESERELHYLSQVESLKNNFLSLISHDLKNPLAKIQGITDRLLGSREVEIPKDVKQDLTSIRQISEELRQYITSILQLTRVEARNIKLTKEVCDINSMIQDVVDRIKPLADQKNIQIKINLEPLFSMELDRTLISEVLINLIENAIKYSDAGSEITLTTLEMGPDIRVEVSDNGRGIPEEEIPKVFEKFYRVSGDKNIQVTGTGLGLYLVKYFIELHGGKVFITSQLDIGTKIGFTLPLEEPEDNYAEFTRTHR; the protein is encoded by the coding sequence ATGATCGCATTTATCCCACGTCGTCTCAGAGCTTTTTTTAAATTATCCTCCCAGCGCCTTATAAGCGGTTTGGGGCTAAGCCTTCGTCTGCTTTTTTGCTTTGCAGTTGGCTTTATTTTACTACTCACAAACCAATCAAATTACGACATGCGCTTTGCCTTACGAGGCCCACAACAAGTCAAAAACGATATCGTTCTCATTAATCTGAGTCGCGAAGATGTTGTGTGGCTTGATGGAATTAATGATTACGCAGGCAAAAATTCACTTTGGTCTTTAAAAGAAATTGTTGAAACCACTGATTCTTTTTTCTGGCATGCAGCTGTTTGGGAGCGAGCTTTAAGCTCAGTATTTAATGCTGGTGCTAAAACGGCGGTTGTAACTTTATTTTTCAGTGAAGAAATAGTACGGGGCACACTTACTCCACATCAAAATCACTTGTTTCATCGACCCGGAATTTTTTGGGCTGCAAAATCAGATAGTAGTGGTCATGCGCTTCTTCCTGGACTTGCAACTACCGACGGACGTAATACCGGAACTGTAGATTTAAGAACTGACCCTGACGGGAAAATTCGTCATCTTTTAAGCGCTAGTTATTCTACCCCTCATATAGGTGTGAGAGTTGCAAATTTTGTTTTTGGAAAAAATAAATTCGCCCCTTATCAACGTACAGGTGACCCCATTAATTTTCAAGGTCATGAAGGAATCTTTAAATCATATCCGTTTTCTGCACTCCTTAAACATGACATCCCAAACTCTGCACTTAAAGATAAAATCATCATTTTTACAGCCAAAGGAATTCCATCACATCAATTTCAAACTGCAGTGGGTGAATTAACAACTGGTACGTTACTCGCAAATATTATTCATAACTTTATAAGTAATAAATGGATTACTAAACTTCCCATTTGGTTTAATGCCACAGGCCTTCTGCTTGTCATGCTCATTAGTCTTTGGATTATTTTTCAATACCCACAGTCAGTTGCATTTGTTTTCTTAGGTTTCTTAGCAGTGAGTATTATTTCTTTAAGCATTGCACTTTTTGATCTCTACGCAATTTGGATGCCGATCCAAGCCCATTTAGTCACAATACTTGTTACGTATGTTGTTATTTCAGGTTATAGATTAAGTGAATCAGAAAAACTCACTTGGGAATCAGAGCGAGAACTTCATTACCTCAGCCAGGTCGAATCTCTAAAAAATAATTTCTTATCTTTGATATCACATGATTTAAAAAACCCGCTCGCAAAAATCCAAGGCATCACTGATCGACTTTTAGGAAGTAGAGAGGTCGAAATCCCCAAAGATGTGAAGCAAGATTTAACAAGTATCAGGCAAATCAGCGAAGAACTCAGACAATATATCACCAGTATTTTACAACTCACACGCGTTGAAGCGCGAAATATAAAACTCACAAAAGAAGTATGTGACATTAACAGTATGATCCAAGATGTTGTCGATCGTATAAAACCACTAGCTGATCAAAAAAATATTCAAATTAAAATAAATCTTGAACCATTGTTTAGTATGGAATTAGACAGAACTCTCATTAGCGAAGTTCTCATTAACCTGATTGAGAATGCGATAAAATACTCTGACGCGGGCAGTGAAATTACACTAACAACACTGGAGATGGGCCCTGACATTCGCGTTGAAGTAAGTGATAACGGGCGAGGCATTCCCGAAGAAGAAATACCTAAAGTGTTTGAAAAATTTTATAGAGTGTCTGGAGATAAAAACATACAAGTTACGGGCACTGGGCTTGGGCTTTATCTTGTTAAATATTTTATTGAGCTTCATGGAGGAAAAGTGTTTATTACTAGCCAATTAGATATCGGAACCAAAATAGGTTTTACACTTCCGTTAGAAGAACCTGAGGATAATTATGCAGAGTTTACGCGTACTCATCGTTGA
- a CDS encoding bifunctional riboflavin kinase/FAD synthetase, protein MKVFFGLNGDLPTQLPVIMTIGNFDGMHKGHQDLVDLVQAHAKKIHGVSLVMTFDPHPMKVLFPQRGLKNIFTLDDRIEILKSKNVDFLLIEPFSRELSQLTPDDFFTNLLQARMNLKALYVGHDFSFGKNRQGSLTVLEKLCVKHSVELHVMPPVKINDDVVSSTKIRDAILDGDVKKAHIFLNRPFYLEGIIEKGAGRGKKLNIPTANLFTRAELFPKNGVYITNARVDGHDWISVTNIGFNPTFTGDSGQRPLQIETHILDFDKDIYGQPLRVTFYDYIRPELRFNSVQELVAQITDDITRTRLYPWEKF, encoded by the coding sequence ATGAAGGTGTTTTTCGGACTAAATGGCGATTTACCAACTCAATTGCCCGTGATTATGACTATAGGCAATTTTGACGGAATGCATAAGGGGCATCAAGACTTGGTGGACTTGGTGCAAGCCCATGCGAAAAAGATCCATGGTGTAAGCCTCGTGATGACTTTTGATCCTCACCCCATGAAAGTTTTGTTTCCACAAAGGGGCCTTAAAAATATTTTTACCCTTGATGATCGTATTGAAATATTGAAAAGCAAAAACGTTGATTTTTTACTCATAGAGCCTTTTAGCCGCGAACTTAGTCAACTCACACCAGATGATTTTTTTACAAATCTTTTGCAAGCTCGAATGAATCTTAAAGCATTGTATGTGGGGCATGATTTTAGTTTTGGAAAAAATCGCCAGGGTTCTCTTACCGTGTTAGAAAAACTTTGTGTTAAACACTCAGTAGAATTGCATGTCATGCCCCCTGTAAAAATTAACGATGATGTCGTATCATCGACAAAAATTAGAGACGCAATTTTAGATGGTGATGTTAAAAAAGCTCATATATTTTTAAATAGACCTTTTTATCTTGAGGGAATTATTGAGAAGGGTGCCGGCCGCGGAAAAAAACTTAATATTCCAACCGCAAATTTATTTACTCGAGCTGAACTTTTTCCAAAAAATGGCGTTTACATAACCAATGCGCGTGTCGATGGCCATGATTGGATAAGTGTCACAAATATCGGTTTTAACCCTACTTTTACCGGTGATTCTGGACAAAGGCCCTTGCAAATCGAAACTCATATTTTAGATTTTGACAAAGACATATACGGCCAGCCTTTACGAGTTACTTTTTATGATTACATAAGACCCGAATTGCGATTCAATTCAGTACAAGAGCTTGTGGCTCAGATCACGGATGACATAACGAGAACAAGGTTGTACCCATGGGAAAAATTTTAA